The following coding sequences lie in one Deinococcus sp. YIM 134068 genomic window:
- a CDS encoding ABC transporter substrate-binding protein, translating to MLKRSTLALVTLALIGTAAAAPKKVTGYGSLGVTDGKPGGTYTLVLGDSPQSLNYYGVIDNNLGLLAQQMFDGLVEFNYATYKVEPALAESWTVSPDGRTYTFRMRQGVKWSDGQPLTADDVVFTYSQIIMNPEARAGDAASFKLDGQQVEVRKSGANAVQFVLPRPSPAFLLQMRSFVMPKHKLLRFSQEGGAKAADINNAWPGNTAPAEIVGTGPFRLSNYTAGQKVTLTKNPNYWKVDAKGTQLPYLNQLEFLIIRDPQAQVAQFLAGNADQLNITGAQFPDLKGREVAGAAFKVTRSTALFGSPPFVAYNFDAKDSALAKLFSDVRFRRAMQGALNRERIIETVYNGLASQPGHGVAPINKDWYANTTRQLGTFNLGAVSTALDALGLRDTNGDGVREITRGRNLEFDLTYATDSSVYPAIATIIQNDFAKAGVKVNLKGILARNLLSTGQSGDWEMILHAFGDQPDPELRKPIWQPGGALYYWHRSLQPARDGDKPNVARMQPWERQIYQIFDDAATTTNRSNRKALYTRWQLLFAQNLPVTPLAKPENIGAISNKYGNYIYNLGVIPGYNPVPLIYQK from the coding sequence ATGCTCAAGCGCAGCACGCTCGCTCTCGTCACGCTCGCCCTGATCGGAACCGCTGCCGCCGCGCCCAAGAAGGTGACGGGCTACGGCAGCCTCGGCGTCACCGACGGCAAGCCCGGCGGCACCTACACGCTCGTCCTCGGCGACAGCCCGCAGAGCCTGAACTATTACGGCGTGATCGACAACAACCTCGGCCTGCTCGCGCAGCAGATGTTCGACGGGCTGGTGGAGTTCAACTACGCGACGTACAAGGTGGAACCCGCCCTCGCCGAGTCGTGGACGGTCAGCCCCGATGGGCGAACGTACACCTTCCGCATGCGGCAGGGCGTGAAGTGGAGTGACGGCCAGCCCCTCACCGCCGACGACGTGGTGTTCACCTACAGCCAGATCATCATGAACCCCGAGGCCCGCGCGGGCGACGCCGCCTCCTTCAAGCTCGACGGCCAGCAGGTCGAGGTCCGCAAATCGGGCGCGAACGCCGTGCAGTTCGTCCTGCCGCGCCCCAGCCCGGCCTTCCTGCTCCAGATGCGCTCCTTCGTCATGCCGAAGCACAAGCTCCTGCGCTTCTCGCAGGAGGGCGGGGCGAAGGCCGCCGACATCAACAACGCCTGGCCCGGCAACACCGCCCCCGCCGAGATCGTGGGCACCGGCCCCTTCCGCCTCAGCAACTACACGGCGGGCCAGAAGGTCACGCTGACCAAGAACCCGAACTACTGGAAGGTGGACGCGAAGGGGACCCAGCTTCCCTACCTCAACCAGCTCGAATTCCTGATCATCCGCGACCCGCAGGCGCAGGTAGCGCAGTTCCTCGCCGGGAACGCGGACCAGCTCAACATCACGGGTGCCCAGTTCCCCGACCTCAAGGGCCGCGAGGTGGCGGGGGCGGCCTTCAAGGTGACGCGCTCCACCGCCCTCTTCGGCAGCCCGCCCTTCGTGGCGTACAACTTCGACGCGAAGGACTCGGCCCTCGCCAAACTCTTCAGCGATGTCCGTTTCCGCCGCGCCATGCAGGGTGCCCTGAACCGCGAGCGCATCATCGAGACCGTGTACAACGGCCTCGCCAGCCAGCCGGGGCACGGCGTCGCGCCGATCAACAAGGACTGGTACGCGAACACGACCCGTCAGCTCGGCACCTTCAACCTGGGGGCCGTCAGCACGGCGCTGGACGCGCTGGGCCTGCGGGATACCAACGGTGACGGCGTGCGTGAGATCACCCGTGGGCGCAACCTGGAGTTCGACCTCACCTACGCGACCGATTCCAGCGTCTACCCGGCCATCGCCACGATCATCCAGAACGACTTCGCCAAAGCGGGGGTGAAGGTCAACCTCAAGGGCATCCTCGCCCGGAACCTGCTCTCCACCGGGCAGAGCGGCGACTGGGAGATGATCCTCCACGCCTTCGGCGACCAGCCCGACCCCGAACTCCGCAAGCCCATCTGGCAGCCCGGCGGCGCGCTGTACTACTGGCACCGCAGCCTCCAGCCCGCCCGTGACGGCGACAAGCCCAACGTGGCCCGGATGCAGCCCTGGGAGCGCCAGATCTACCAGATTTTCGACGACGCGGCGACGACCACCAACCGCAGCAACCGCAAGGCGCTGTACACCCGCTGGCAGCTCCTCTTCGCCCAGAACCTGCCGGTCACGCCCCTCGCCAAGCCCGAGAACATCGGCGCGATCAGCAACAAGTACGGCAACTACATCTACAACCTCGGGGTGATTCCGGGGTACAACCCGGTGCCGCTCATCTACCAGAAGTAA
- a CDS encoding GntR family transcriptional regulator, producing the protein MSSSSPPWFVPLNPESATPVYVQVAQGLAARIEAGAIERGSALPAERDLASALGVSRVTVRQGLALLAQRGLLTRRHGSGTFVNPPSQAASAPRSLGLLTGFSEDVRSRGGTPGARVLAFECARPTPQEAMTLALSPTDGVYRVRRLRTADGEPLAVEESTLPAATVGPLTEEDVTDASLYALLRARGLSPVRGVRHLRAVNADRQLARWLGVPTGAALLATERVSWTVGGRPVEHARAHYRGDRSDFVMELHGEDGT; encoded by the coding sequence ATGTCCTCCTCGTCCCCACCCTGGTTCGTCCCGCTGAACCCGGAGAGCGCCACTCCTGTCTACGTGCAGGTGGCGCAGGGGCTGGCGGCGCGCATCGAGGCGGGCGCTATCGAGCGCGGAAGTGCCCTGCCCGCCGAGCGGGACCTCGCCTCGGCGCTCGGGGTGTCGCGGGTGACGGTGCGGCAGGGGCTGGCACTGCTCGCCCAGCGCGGGTTGTTGACACGGCGGCACGGAAGTGGAACGTTCGTGAATCCACCGTCGCAGGCCGCGTCCGCCCCCCGTTCCCTCGGCCTGCTGACGGGCTTCTCGGAGGACGTGCGCTCGCGGGGAGGCACGCCGGGGGCGCGGGTCCTGGCCTTCGAGTGCGCCCGCCCCACCCCGCAGGAGGCGATGACGCTCGCGCTCTCGCCCACCGATGGGGTGTACCGGGTGCGCCGCCTGCGAACGGCGGACGGCGAGCCGCTGGCCGTGGAGGAGAGCACGCTGCCCGCTGCGACCGTGGGGCCGCTCACCGAGGAGGACGTGACGGACGCCAGCCTGTACGCGCTGCTGCGGGCGCGGGGGCTGAGTCCGGTGCGGGGCGTGCGGCACCTGCGCGCGGTGAACGCCGACCGCCAACTCGCCCGCTGGCTGGGGGTGCCGACGGGCGCGGCGCTGCTCGCCACCGAGCGCGTCTCGTGGACGGTGGGGGGACGGCCCGTGGAACATGCCCGCGCCCACTACCGGGGCGACCGCTCCGACTTCGTGATGGAACTGCACGGCGAGGATGGAACGTGA
- the murQ gene encoding N-acetylmuramic acid 6-phosphate etherase: MTSEPTSPPPTDPRRTEGLHPAYPDLDRLDPLALVRAFTDDQRDAVEVVRAAAPALARAVEAALPRLERGGRLVYAGAGTSGRLGVLDATELTPTFSWPPERAVPLIAGGERAIRQAVEGAEDREGGGAEDVRAAEVGPDDVLIAVAASGTTPYALGAIAEARRRGALTVGIANNPGTPLLAAAECPILLDTGPEVIGGSTRLKAGTAQKIALNTLSSALMVRLGKVYGNLMVDVRASNAKLEGRALRLTRHATGAGEEEARAALAAAGGRVKTAIVMLRLGVDAAEADARLMAAGGHARAALGEG, encoded by the coding sequence ATGACGAGCGAGCCGACCTCTCCCCCACCCACCGACCCCCGCCGCACCGAGGGTCTGCACCCGGCGTATCCCGACCTCGACCGCCTGGACCCCCTCGCGCTCGTGCGGGCTTTCACCGACGACCAGCGGGACGCCGTGGAGGTTGTGCGGGCGGCGGCCCCGGCCCTCGCGCGGGCGGTGGAGGCGGCGCTGCCCCGGCTGGAGCGCGGCGGGCGTCTCGTCTATGCGGGCGCGGGCACGAGCGGACGCCTCGGCGTGCTGGACGCGACCGAACTCACCCCGACCTTCTCCTGGCCGCCCGAGCGGGCCGTGCCCCTCATCGCCGGGGGCGAGCGGGCCATCCGGCAGGCGGTGGAGGGGGCGGAGGACCGCGAGGGGGGCGGGGCGGAGGACGTGCGCGCGGCGGAGGTCGGACCGGACGACGTTCTCATCGCCGTTGCCGCGAGCGGGACTACGCCCTACGCGCTGGGGGCGATAGCGGAAGCACGGAGGCGAGGGGCGCTCACCGTGGGCATCGCCAACAATCCGGGGACGCCCCTCCTCGCCGCCGCCGAGTGCCCAATCCTGCTGGACACCGGGCCGGAGGTCATCGGCGGCAGCACGCGTCTCAAGGCCGGGACCGCGCAGAAGATCGCCCTGAACACCCTGTCGAGCGCCCTGATGGTGCGGCTGGGCAAGGTCTACGGCAACCTGATGGTGGACGTGCGGGCGAGCAACGCCAAGCTGGAGGGCCGCGCCCTGCGCCTGACCCGTCACGCGACGGGGGCGGGCGAGGAGGAGGCACGGGCAGCCCTGGCAGCGGCGGGCGGACGGGTGAAGACGGCCATCGTCATGCTGCGCCTCGGCGTGGACGCGGCGGAGGCCGACGCCCGGCTCATGGCGGCGGGCGGGCACGCGCGGGCCGCGTTGGGGGAAGGGTGA
- a CDS encoding serine hydrolase domain-containing protein has protein sequence MIPGRTQALLNRAVREQGLCGAALGVVDTDGRQGTFLVGQAAREPEVAPLDEGTWWDLASLTKPLFTAREVLRATEDGLLDLDDSLSAHLPDLAWMQETPLKARTLRHLLTHTAGLPAWAPLYTWGEAGTIRARLLQEPWPLTEPGGVVYSDLGYLLLGTVLERVRGRPLREFGLDEGLTFTPDPANSAATERCPWRGRVLRGETHDENAWALGGAPGHAGLFGTLAGVLAQAERLLRGGWLSPAAQAAALRPHAEGRTLVFVSAAPGWSGGGLCGPHAFGHTGFTGTGLWVEPERGLAWVLLTNRVHPSRHGTLDIQALRRAVGNTLLAGWGESMGGQDGPLG, from the coding sequence GTGATTCCGGGGCGCACTCAAGCCCTGCTGAACCGCGCCGTTCGGGAACAGGGCCTCTGCGGCGCGGCCCTCGGCGTGGTGGATACGGACGGACGGCAGGGCACGTTCCTCGTCGGACAGGCGGCCCGCGAACCGGAAGTCGCCCCACTGGACGAGGGGACGTGGTGGGACCTCGCCAGCCTCACCAAGCCGCTGTTCACCGCGCGGGAGGTGCTCAGGGCGACGGAAGATGGCTTGCTGGACCTCGACGACTCCCTCTCCGCCCACCTCCCCGATCTCGCGTGGATGCAGGAGACGCCGCTCAAGGCCCGCACACTCCGACACCTCCTGACCCACACGGCGGGTCTGCCCGCCTGGGCACCGCTCTACACCTGGGGCGAGGCGGGGACAATTCGCGCCCGGCTCCTTCAGGAACCCTGGCCCCTCACCGAGCCGGGCGGGGTCGTCTACAGCGACCTCGGATACCTGCTGCTGGGCACGGTGCTGGAGCGGGTGCGCGGCAGGCCCCTGCGCGAGTTTGGGCTGGACGAGGGCCTGACCTTCACACCCGACCCGGCCAATAGTGCCGCCACCGAGCGTTGCCCCTGGCGCGGGCGGGTGCTGCGCGGCGAGACGCACGACGAGAACGCCTGGGCGCTGGGCGGCGCACCGGGCCACGCGGGGCTGTTCGGCACGCTGGCCGGGGTGCTGGCCCAGGCCGAACGCCTGTTACGTGGCGGCTGGCTCTCCCCCGCCGCGCAGGCCGCCGCCCTCCGCCCCCACGCGGAAGGCCGAACCCTCGTCTTCGTGAGCGCGGCTCCGGGCTGGAGCGGCGGCGGTCTGTGCGGCCCCCACGCCTTCGGGCACACGGGCTTCACCGGAACAGGGCTGTGGGTGGAGCCGGAACGCGGCCTCGCGTGGGTGCTGCTCACGAACCGCGTGCATCCGTCGCGCCACGGCACGCTCGATATTCAGGCGCTGCGGCGGGCGGTGGGGAATACGTTGCTGGCGGGATGGGGGGAGAGCATGGGCGGCCAGGACGGTCCTCTTGGCTGA